One window of Ailuropoda melanoleuca isolate Jingjing chromosome 3, ASM200744v2, whole genome shotgun sequence genomic DNA carries:
- the RPL26L1 gene encoding 60S ribosomal protein L26-like 1 has translation MKFNPCVTSDGSKTRKRRFNAPSHVRRKIMSSPLSEELRQKYNVRSMPIRKDDEVQVVRGHYKGQQIGKVVQVYRKKYVIYIERVQREKANGTTVHVGIHPSKVVITRLKLDKDRKKILERKAKSRQFGKEKGKYKEELIEKMQN, from the exons ATGAAGTTCAACCCCTGCGTTACCTCGGACGGCAGCAAAACCCGCAAACGCCGCTTCAATGCCCCCTCGCACGTGCGCAGGAAGATCATGTCTTCCCCACTGTCCGAGGAGCTGCGGCAGAAATACAACGTCCGCTCCATGCCCATACGCAAGGACGACGAGGTCCAG gTGGTTCGAGGACACTACAAAGGTCAGCAAATTGGCAAGGTAGTCCAGGTGTACAGAAAGAAGTATGTCATCTATATCGAGCGGGTGCAGCGTGAGAAGGCTAATGGTACAACTGTCCACGTGGGCATTCATCCGAGCAAG GTGGTTATCACCAGGCTAAAGCTGGACAAAGATCGGAAAAAAATTCTCGAACGCAAAGCCAAATCTCGAcagtttggaaaagagaaaggcaaatataagGAAGAACTTATTGAGAAAATGCAGAATTGA